The following are from one region of the Lineus longissimus chromosome 19, tnLinLong1.2, whole genome shotgun sequence genome:
- the LOC135503011 gene encoding serine/arginine repetitive matrix protein 1-like isoform X2, with protein MTRYRGRSASPRRRSRRSRSRSRRRSRSRGRQRSRSRSQSRGYRRSGHRSRSRSPRPRSPPRSSQRYGSPRRRTPPPKSPPRQPIRSPPHPSNRGPPQERRDYPPERARPRDEPHRASPPPYSQPRSRSPRHDEPPNRLSPSPRECDSFQQLRDRERQTEREWVPRRESPPPNYMEDVMRGLHQPKNVPSSPPQARSPPRKDARTSFRGRSASPPPRSYYRQQDEGYRERRSPVRSRMDPERLRERPSRRSLESHEESRHHDVVSSSTGAQQRQKVLLSYRFKDEHSDRPIKVEENITVEIHRKVQGEPVSYINRAYNPDEVVIIRRKDEGLKPIFDREELRNAHYPEEEEVETRVIKVVKKKETSHYRDDDRFRSATDHSRRYPGAGDQGMRIELRMGRPRSPEVRRDERGRSPDRGSERRVTSRDRLGERRPIDRRISFDRNRAENPTDLRNSLNRRRDDSNRDSRQVITDSREFRRPAPGGQSIRDRLGGRGGRMPRSDTAPLPDFSRRPDKFRYEEWMDKPEMVPKGISYFEHDNRGDQGSSDYWARRGRGRGRGGFRGRGQRGGGGYSYRERAGESSSGKWKHDKFRDEAETAQAQEDNKPSSTTENK; from the exons ATGACACGATACCGTGGCAGATCGGCCTCCCCAAGGCGACGCAGCCGCAGAAGCCGAAGTCGATCTCGAAGACGAAGTCGAAGTCGTGGACGACAAAG GTCCAGATCCAGATCCCAATCGCGAGGATACCGTAGATCCGGACATCGAtccaggtcaaggtcaccaaggCCCAGGTCTCCTCCAAGATCTTCACAACGATATGGATCACCTCGCCGCAGGACACCACCACCGAAGTCACCTCCAAGACAACCGATTCGCTCACCTCCTCACCCCTCCAACCGTGGGCCTCCTCAAGAGCGGAGGGATTATCCTCCAGAGAGGGCAAGGCCAAGGGACGAACCCCATCGGGCTAGCCCACCCCCGTACAGCCAACCACGCTCGAG ATCTCCACGGCATGATGAACCCCCAAACCGTTTATCGCCATCACCGAGGGAATGTGATTCTTTTCAACAGTTGAGGGACCGTGAGCGCCAGACAGAACGTGAATGGGTGCCTAGAAGAGAGAGCCCGCCACCAAACTACATGGAAGACGTCATGAGAGGATTACATCAGCCAAAGAATGTACCATCGTCGCCCCCACAAGCTAGGTCACCACCACGGAAAGATGCTAGAACCTCATTCAGGGGTCGCTCAGCATCCCCTCCACCACGTAGTTATTATCGCCAACAAGATGAGGGATACAGAGAGCGCAGATCCCCCGTTCGTTCTCGAATGGATCCGGAGCGATTGCGAGAGAGACCGTCAAGACGCTCTCTCGAGTCTCATGAAGAATCCAGGCATCACGATGTCGTATCTAGTAGTACAGGTGCCCAACAGAGACAAAAAGTTTTGCTTAGCTACCGTTTTAAGGATGAACATTCTGACAGGCCGATTAAGGTTGAAGAAAATATCACGGTAGAAATTCACCGGAAGGTTCAAGGTGAACCGGTCTCATATATCAATCGGGCTTACAATCCCGATGAGGTGGTCATCATTCGTAGAAAAGACGAAGGCTTGAAGCCGATATTTGATCGTGAGGAATTACGTAATGCTCACTACCCcgaggaggaggaggtggagACACGAGTGATTAAAGTTGTCAAGAAAAAGGAAACATCGCATTATCGTGATGACGATAGATTTAGGTCGGCAACAG ATCATAGCCGTAGATATCCTGGTGCTGGAGATCAAGGTATGCGCATTGAACTGAGGATGGGGAGACCACGTTCACCAGAGGTCAGGAG GGATGAACGTGGGAGAAGTCCAGACCGTGGGTCAGAGCGTCGAGTGACAAGCAGGGATCGCTTAGGAGAGAGGCGACCGATAGACAGACGCATCAGTTTTGATCGTAACCGGGCCGAAAATCCAACGGATCTACGCAACAGCTTAAACAGACGTCGGGATGACAGCAATAGAGATTCGAGACAAGTCATAACAGATTCTAGGGAATTTCGACGTCCTGCTCCCGGAGGTCAAA GTATCAGAGATCGATTAGGAGGGCGTGGAGGTCGTATGCCGAGGTCAGATACTGCCCCGCTGCCAGATTTCTCACGGCGTCCGGACAAGTTTCGCTATGAAGAATGGATGGACAAGCCCGAGATGGTCCCTAAAGGCATTTCTTATTTTGAG CACGATAATCGTGGTGACCAGGGGTCGTCTGATTACTGGGCAAGAAGGGGCCGTGGACGCGGTCGAGGAGGTTTCCGGGGCCGTGGTCAGCGAGGAGGAGGAGGCTACAGCTACAGAGAGAGGGCAGGAGAGA GTTCCAGTGGGAAGTGGAAGCATGATAAATTCCGGGACGAGGCAGAAACAGCCCAAGCACAAGAGGACAATAAACCCTCCAGCACGACAGAAAACAAGTAA
- the LOC135503011 gene encoding serine/arginine repetitive matrix protein 1-like isoform X1 encodes MTRYRGRSASPRRRSRRSRSRSRRRSRSRGRQRSRSRSQSRGYRRSGHRSRSRSPRPRSPPRSSQRYGSPRRRTPPPKSPPRQPIRSPPHPSNRGPPQERRDYPPERARPRDEPHRASPPPYSQPRSRSPRHDEPPNRLSPSPRECDSFQQLRDRERQTEREWVPRRESPPPNYMEDVMRGLHQPKNVPSSPPQARSPPRKDARTSFRGRSASPPPRSYYRQQDEGYRERRSPVRSRMDPERLRERPSRRSLESHEESRHHDVVSSSTGAQQRQKVLLSYRFKDEHSDRPIKVEENITVEIHRKVQGEPVSYINRAYNPDEVVIIRRKDEGLKPIFDREELRNAHYPEEEEVETRVIKVVKKKETSHYRDDDRFRSATDHSRRYPGAGDQGMRIELRMGRPRSPEVRRDERGRSPDRGSERRVTSRDRLGERRPIDRRISFDRNRAENPTDLRNSLNRRRDDSNRDSRQVITDSREFRRPAPGGQKIFVTGIRDRLGGRGGRMPRSDTAPLPDFSRRPDKFRYEEWMDKPEMVPKGISYFEHDNRGDQGSSDYWARRGRGRGRGGFRGRGQRGGGGYSYRERAGESSSGKWKHDKFRDEAETAQAQEDNKPSSTTENK; translated from the exons ATGACACGATACCGTGGCAGATCGGCCTCCCCAAGGCGACGCAGCCGCAGAAGCCGAAGTCGATCTCGAAGACGAAGTCGAAGTCGTGGACGACAAAG GTCCAGATCCAGATCCCAATCGCGAGGATACCGTAGATCCGGACATCGAtccaggtcaaggtcaccaaggCCCAGGTCTCCTCCAAGATCTTCACAACGATATGGATCACCTCGCCGCAGGACACCACCACCGAAGTCACCTCCAAGACAACCGATTCGCTCACCTCCTCACCCCTCCAACCGTGGGCCTCCTCAAGAGCGGAGGGATTATCCTCCAGAGAGGGCAAGGCCAAGGGACGAACCCCATCGGGCTAGCCCACCCCCGTACAGCCAACCACGCTCGAG ATCTCCACGGCATGATGAACCCCCAAACCGTTTATCGCCATCACCGAGGGAATGTGATTCTTTTCAACAGTTGAGGGACCGTGAGCGCCAGACAGAACGTGAATGGGTGCCTAGAAGAGAGAGCCCGCCACCAAACTACATGGAAGACGTCATGAGAGGATTACATCAGCCAAAGAATGTACCATCGTCGCCCCCACAAGCTAGGTCACCACCACGGAAAGATGCTAGAACCTCATTCAGGGGTCGCTCAGCATCCCCTCCACCACGTAGTTATTATCGCCAACAAGATGAGGGATACAGAGAGCGCAGATCCCCCGTTCGTTCTCGAATGGATCCGGAGCGATTGCGAGAGAGACCGTCAAGACGCTCTCTCGAGTCTCATGAAGAATCCAGGCATCACGATGTCGTATCTAGTAGTACAGGTGCCCAACAGAGACAAAAAGTTTTGCTTAGCTACCGTTTTAAGGATGAACATTCTGACAGGCCGATTAAGGTTGAAGAAAATATCACGGTAGAAATTCACCGGAAGGTTCAAGGTGAACCGGTCTCATATATCAATCGGGCTTACAATCCCGATGAGGTGGTCATCATTCGTAGAAAAGACGAAGGCTTGAAGCCGATATTTGATCGTGAGGAATTACGTAATGCTCACTACCCcgaggaggaggaggtggagACACGAGTGATTAAAGTTGTCAAGAAAAAGGAAACATCGCATTATCGTGATGACGATAGATTTAGGTCGGCAACAG ATCATAGCCGTAGATATCCTGGTGCTGGAGATCAAGGTATGCGCATTGAACTGAGGATGGGGAGACCACGTTCACCAGAGGTCAGGAG GGATGAACGTGGGAGAAGTCCAGACCGTGGGTCAGAGCGTCGAGTGACAAGCAGGGATCGCTTAGGAGAGAGGCGACCGATAGACAGACGCATCAGTTTTGATCGTAACCGGGCCGAAAATCCAACGGATCTACGCAACAGCTTAAACAGACGTCGGGATGACAGCAATAGAGATTCGAGACAAGTCATAACAGATTCTAGGGAATTTCGACGTCCTGCTCCCGGAGGTCAAA AAATCTTTGTGACAGGTATCAGAGATCGATTAGGAGGGCGTGGAGGTCGTATGCCGAGGTCAGATACTGCCCCGCTGCCAGATTTCTCACGGCGTCCGGACAAGTTTCGCTATGAAGAATGGATGGACAAGCCCGAGATGGTCCCTAAAGGCATTTCTTATTTTGAG CACGATAATCGTGGTGACCAGGGGTCGTCTGATTACTGGGCAAGAAGGGGCCGTGGACGCGGTCGAGGAGGTTTCCGGGGCCGTGGTCAGCGAGGAGGAGGAGGCTACAGCTACAGAGAGAGGGCAGGAGAGA GTTCCAGTGGGAAGTGGAAGCATGATAAATTCCGGGACGAGGCAGAAACAGCCCAAGCACAAGAGGACAATAAACCCTCCAGCACGACAGAAAACAAGTAA